CGATCCGGAGCTCACCGTCGACACCCTCGATCTGTTCGACGCCAAGCTCCCCGATTTCGGCACCCATGCGGCCGAGGCCAAGCTGGCGCTGTTCACCGGGCGCGATCAGACGCCCGAACAGCTCGCGGCCTGGGAGCAGGCGCGCACCGTGTTCGACCGCTTCGCCGCCGCGGATCTGTACGTCCTCAATATCCCGATCTGGAACGCGGGCGTGCCCTACATCTTCAAGCAGTGGGTCGACATCGTGACCCAGCCCGGCTGGGCGTTCAACTTCGACCCGCAGACCGGCTACTCGGGACTGCTCGGGCAGAAGCGGGCGGTGACCGTGTACACCAGCGGCGTACACCAGCCGGGCGTGCCGGTGGAGTTCGGCTCCGATTTCGCGACCCCGTTCGTCGCCGACTGGCTGAATTTCGTCGGCATCAAGGACATTTCGGAGATCCGCTTCGCGCCGACCGTGCTCACCGAGAATCCCGAAGCGGGCTTCGCCGCGGCCCAGGAGCGTGCGCGTGAGCTCGCCCTCGGCTACTGAGCCCGGCTGGGCCCCGACCGGGCGCACCGTCGCGGCCGTGTGCGCGGTCGGGATCCTGGTGGTCGGGCAGCTGTACGTGGTGCTGCCGGTGCTGAACAAGCTTGCGGCGGACTGGGATACGTCCAAGTCCGCGGCGACGTGGACCACCACCGCCTTCGGGCTGGCCTACGGCGTGGGATTCCTGGTGACCGGGCCGCTGTCGGACCGGTGGGGGCGGCGGCCGGTCATCGTCGGCGGACTGCTGGCCACCGTCGTGAGCTCGTTGCTGGTGGCTGCCGCGCCCGGCTTGGTCAGCGGACTGGCGGCGCGCATCCTGCAAGGGCTCACCGCGTCCTTCTTCGCCCCGGCCGCGTTCGCCTATCTCTCGGAACGCATCGCGCCGGAGCGTCGCGTCTTCGCGCTCACCTGCCTGACCAGTTCCTTCCTCGGGGCGGGGGTGGTGGCGCAGGTGCTGGCCCAGCTCATCGGCAACGCACTGGGCTGGCATGCCATCTTCGTGGCGGGCGCGATCGTGTTCGTGCTGTCGGCGGTGCTGCTACGGGTGGTGCTGCAAGCGCCGGCCGGTTCGGGAGATACGAACGAGACTGCGGCGAAAGATGATTCGACGCACGAGGGATCAGGGGTGCGAGGGGCGTTAGCGCCCTACGTGTTTCTGCTGCGGCAGTCGCGCCTGGCGCTGCTCTACCTGAGCTGCCTGGCCATCCTGGGCTCGTTCGTGGGCATCTACACCGGCATCCAACTCGCCCCGCCCGCGGGCATCGGTTCCGGCAATACGGCCCTGCTGGCATTGCGCGCCAGCGCGATTCCGGCCATGGTCGCGGTCCCGCTGCTCGCCGGGCGTCTGGGTTCGATCGCACCGGCGACCCGATTGGTCACCGCCTTGGCCGCGGCGGCGGTGGCGGTGGCGGTCACCACGATTCCCTGGGGCGGCGTCTGGGTCGCGGTGTGGTTGTTCGTGTTCGTGACCGCCGTCGCGGTCGCCGCGCCGGCGGCGGTGCAGGCGATCGCCGTGTCCGCGGGCGCGGCGCGCGGCACTGCCACGGCGCTGTACACCTTCGCCTTGTTCGTCGGGGCCAGCGCTGGACCGCAGCTCGCCAATCTGGCTGCCCGCGTGGGCTATTCGGCTGTCGCACTGTCGATGGCAGCGGCGGCGGCGGTCGGCGCGGCGCTGGCGCGGGCGGCGTCCCGCGCGCGAGTTCCGGTTTCGATCGGCGTGGTCGAAACTGTTCGTGAATAACACTGCGGCACATAACCTTTCGATCACGGTCATGAGTTCCAGTGTCAAGCCCCGGCTGACTGGGCGGCAACCCTCCACGACGGCGGGGTGCTCCGGGTGACGACCGGA
This sequence is a window from Nocardia yunnanensis. Protein-coding genes within it:
- a CDS encoding MFS transporter, with product MSSPSATEPGWAPTGRTVAAVCAVGILVVGQLYVVLPVLNKLAADWDTSKSAATWTTTAFGLAYGVGFLVTGPLSDRWGRRPVIVGGLLATVVSSLLVAAAPGLVSGLAARILQGLTASFFAPAAFAYLSERIAPERRVFALTCLTSSFLGAGVVAQVLAQLIGNALGWHAIFVAGAIVFVLSAVLLRVVLQAPAGSGDTNETAAKDDSTHEGSGVRGALAPYVFLLRQSRLALLYLSCLAILGSFVGIYTGIQLAPPAGIGSGNTALLALRASAIPAMVAVPLLAGRLGSIAPATRLVTALAAAAVAVAVTTIPWGGVWVAVWLFVFVTAVAVAAPAAVQAIAVSAGAARGTATALYTFALFVGASAGPQLANLAARVGYSAVALSMAAAAAVGAALARAASRARVPVSIGVVETVRE
- a CDS encoding FMN-dependent NADH-azoreductase — translated: MTTLLHINASARGAHSQSRALARTFIDGLTARDPELTVDTLDLFDAKLPDFGTHAAEAKLALFTGRDQTPEQLAAWEQARTVFDRFAAADLYVLNIPIWNAGVPYIFKQWVDIVTQPGWAFNFDPQTGYSGLLGQKRAVTVYTSGVHQPGVPVEFGSDFATPFVADWLNFVGIKDISEIRFAPTVLTENPEAGFAAAQERARELALGY